In Sideroxyarcus emersonii, one DNA window encodes the following:
- a CDS encoding respiratory nitrate reductase subunit gamma, translated as MASIVFAILFYLATLLLVVGVLFRISTYAGTPAPLKIPTTPAPTTTGGVVLRMTREVLFFESLFKANLWTWVLGWLFHGSLALVILRHLRYFTDPVWDWVAFIQPFGMYAGITMLLGLCGLWARRLFVERIRYISTPSDHLMLLLLIGIAASGLSMKFIAHTDVISVKNFFIGLMRFDIKPLPADPLLVVHLSLVVLLLVVFPFSKLLHAPGVFFSPTRNQKDDPRERRHIAPWAKSFEVSE; from the coding sequence ATGGCGAGCATCGTCTTCGCGATCCTGTTTTATCTCGCTACGCTGTTGCTTGTCGTAGGGGTGCTCTTTCGTATTAGCACCTACGCCGGCACACCGGCTCCGCTGAAGATACCGACCACGCCCGCACCGACCACAACGGGCGGCGTGGTGTTGCGCATGACTCGGGAAGTACTGTTTTTCGAGAGTCTGTTCAAGGCGAATCTGTGGACCTGGGTGCTGGGCTGGTTGTTCCATGGCAGTCTGGCGCTGGTGATCCTGCGCCACCTGCGCTATTTCACCGACCCGGTATGGGATTGGGTCGCATTCATACAGCCGTTCGGCATGTATGCGGGTATCACCATGTTGCTTGGCCTGTGCGGATTATGGGCGCGCCGCCTGTTCGTCGAGCGTATCCGGTACATCTCCACACCATCCGATCACTTGATGTTGCTGCTGCTGATCGGCATCGCCGCTTCCGGTTTGTCGATGAAGTTCATCGCGCACACGGATGTGATTTCGGTGAAAAACTTTTTTATCGGCTTGATGCGTTTCGACATCAAGCCGTTGCCAGCTGATCCGTTGCTGGTTGTGCATTTATCGTTGGTTGTGCTGCTCCTGGTCGTGTTCCCCTTTAGCAAATTGCTGCACGCACCAGGAGTCTTTTTCTCTCCAACCCGCAATCAGAAGGACGATCCTCGCGAGAGGCGTCATATCGCCCCTTGGGCGAAGAGTTTCGAGGTCAGCGAATGA
- a CDS encoding TusE/DsrC/DsvC family sulfur relay protein — translation MASIEVGGKSYETDEEGYLINLSDWNTDVANYIAQTESINMTEQHWEVINFLREYFEEYQIAPAVRVLTKAIGKKLGAEKGNSEYLYGLFPYGPGKQACKIAGLPKPTGCV, via the coding sequence ATGGCAAGCATCGAAGTTGGCGGTAAAAGCTACGAAACGGACGAAGAGGGTTATCTGATCAATCTGTCCGACTGGAACACTGATGTGGCGAATTACATCGCGCAGACCGAAAGCATCAATATGACCGAACAGCACTGGGAAGTCATCAATTTCCTGCGTGAATATTTCGAGGAATATCAGATCGCTCCGGCAGTCCGCGTCTTGACCAAGGCGATCGGCAAGAAACTCGGCGCAGAAAAGGGCAACAGCGAATACCTGTATGGCCTGTTCCCGTATGGTCCAGGCAAGCAGGCGTGCAAGATCGCCGGTCTGCCAAAACCGACCGGTTGCGTTTGA
- the tusB gene encoding sulfurtransferase complex subunit TusB, translated as MLHIINKSPLTGNTLDSCLNTATGGDILLIEDAVYAATRGSAVEARLRAALGKFKIHVLMPDLEARGMGDRLMEGVSPVDYGGFVELTVNNKNCQSWL; from the coding sequence ATGCTACATATCATCAATAAATCTCCCCTGACCGGCAACACGCTGGATAGCTGTCTGAATACGGCGACAGGCGGGGACATCCTGCTCATCGAGGATGCCGTCTATGCGGCGACTCGGGGAAGTGCCGTCGAGGCCAGGTTGCGTGCTGCACTGGGGAAATTCAAGATTCATGTCTTGATGCCCGACCTTGAGGCTCGCGGCATGGGAGATCGGCTCATGGAAGGCGTTTCGCCAGTAGATTATGGCGGTTTCGTCGAGTTGACGGTCAATAACAAAAACTGCCAATCCTGGCTTTAA
- the tusC gene encoding sulfurtransferase complex subunit TusC: MSDAKKFMFVNRKAPYGTIYALESLEVVLISAAFDQDVSLVFLDDGVYQLKKGQQTKGIETKNFSPAYRALEDYDVEKLYVEKEAMEARGLTEEDFLVPITVLSRAEMGKLMDEQDVVLSF, from the coding sequence ATGAGTGACGCGAAAAAATTCATGTTCGTCAACCGCAAAGCGCCTTACGGCACGATCTATGCCTTGGAGTCGCTGGAGGTGGTATTGATTTCCGCCGCCTTCGACCAGGATGTGTCCCTGGTATTCCTGGACGACGGCGTATACCAGTTGAAGAAGGGGCAGCAGACCAAGGGCATCGAGACCAAGAACTTCTCGCCGGCCTATCGTGCCCTGGAAGATTACGATGTAGAGAAACTGTACGTCGAGAAGGAAGCCATGGAAGCGCGTGGCCTCACTGAAGAAGACTTTCTGGTGCCCATCACTGTGCTCAGCCGCGCCGAGATGGGAAAGCTGATGGATGAACAAGACGTTGTCTTGAGTTTCTAA
- the tusD gene encoding sulfurtransferase complex subunit TusD, protein MKFGIVVNEGPYQHQASDSAYLFAKAAIEKGHEVWRVFFYHDGVNNASKLTEPPQDDRHIVNRWAKLAEDNKIDLVVCVAAALRRGIKEENLAQGFRISGLGQLVEAGIKCDRLVTFGD, encoded by the coding sequence ATGAAATTCGGAATCGTCGTCAATGAAGGGCCGTACCAGCATCAGGCAAGTGACTCGGCTTATCTGTTTGCCAAGGCGGCCATCGAGAAAGGACACGAAGTATGGCGTGTGTTCTTCTATCACGATGGCGTCAACAATGCCTCGAAGCTGACCGAGCCGCCTCAGGACGATCGGCACATTGTGAACCGCTGGGCCAAGCTGGCGGAAGACAACAAGATCGATCTGGTGGTCTGTGTGGCGGCAGCCTTGCGTCGCGGTATCAAGGAAGAGAACCTGGCTCAGGGATTCCGTATCTCCGGCCTGGGGCAACTGGTTGAAGCCGGCATCAAGTGTGACCGTCTGGTCACCTTCGGCGACTAA
- the dsrB gene encoding dissimilatory-type sulfite reductase subunit beta: MNAPLQMRKPKETGVPDNKKYLHPLLAKNYGNWKYHDRPRPGVLHHVSHSGDEVWSVRAGTQRQMDVYTIRTLCDIADKFAEGRVRFTIRSNIEFIVSDEKKVAPLIAELEKHGFPVGGTGNSVTMIAHTQGWLHCDIPGTDASGVVKALMDELIVEFKREEMPNRVHLSTSCCEINCGGQADIAIIVQHTKPPVINHDLVANVCERPAVVARCPVAAIRPAMVNGKPSLEIDETKCMCCGACYPPCPPMQINDPENSKLAIWVGGKNSNARGKPTFMKMVASGFPNNAPRWPEVSEAVKNILRVYKEDARPWERLADWIDRIGWPRFFEKTGLPFTKYLIDDWRGSRYNLNASTHIRF, translated from the coding sequence ATGAATGCACCTTTACAGATGCGCAAGCCGAAAGAGACTGGCGTACCGGACAACAAGAAATATCTGCATCCGTTGCTGGCAAAGAACTACGGTAACTGGAAATACCACGATCGTCCCCGCCCCGGCGTGCTGCACCATGTCTCCCACAGCGGCGACGAAGTATGGTCGGTGCGTGCCGGTACGCAGCGCCAGATGGACGTCTATACCATCCGCACGCTGTGCGACATCGCCGACAAGTTTGCCGAAGGCCGCGTACGCTTCACCATCCGTTCCAATATCGAGTTCATCGTGTCGGACGAGAAGAAAGTCGCGCCGCTGATCGCCGAGCTGGAAAAGCACGGCTTCCCGGTCGGCGGTACCGGCAATTCCGTAACCATGATCGCGCATACCCAGGGCTGGCTGCATTGCGACATTCCCGGCACGGATGCTTCCGGTGTGGTCAAGGCGCTGATGGACGAGCTGATCGTCGAATTCAAGCGCGAAGAGATGCCGAACCGTGTGCACCTTTCGACTTCGTGCTGCGAGATCAACTGCGGCGGTCAGGCCGATATCGCCATCATCGTGCAACACACCAAGCCGCCGGTCATCAACCATGACCTGGTTGCCAACGTGTGCGAACGCCCGGCTGTCGTTGCGCGTTGCCCGGTTGCGGCGATCCGTCCTGCAATGGTGAACGGCAAGCCGTCCCTGGAAATCGACGAGACCAAATGTATGTGCTGCGGCGCCTGCTATCCACCTTGCCCGCCGATGCAGATCAACGATCCGGAGAACTCCAAGCTGGCGATCTGGGTGGGCGGCAAGAACTCGAATGCGCGCGGCAAGCCTACATTCATGAAGATGGTTGCATCCGGTTTCCCGAATAATGCACCGCGCTGGCCGGAAGTTTCCGAGGCCGTGAAGAACATCCTGCGTGTGTACAAGGAAGATGCGCGTCCATGGGAGCGTTTGGCTGACTGGATCGATCGTATCGGCTGGCCGCGTTTCTTCGAGAAGACCGGATTGCCTTTCACCAAGTATCTGATCGATGATTGGCGTGGCTCGCGTTACAACCTGAATGCGTCGACGCATATCCGTTTCTGA
- the dsrA gene encoding dissimilatory-type sulfite reductase subunit alpha, translating to MAKKMHSTPNLDELEKGQWPSFVTGLKRLAKEKDLMVDLLGQLETSYKTRKGFWKGGTVGVFGYGGGVIPRFTELKDENGQAIYKDAAEFHTLRVMPPPGMHYDTDTLRKFCDIWEKHGSGLIAFHGQSGDIMFQGCSTENVQKAFDEINEMGFDLGGAGPAVRTSMSCVGAARCEQSCYDEAQAHRAVLNTFLDDLHRPSLPYKFKFKFSGCPNDCMNAIQRSDMAVIGTWRDNIRTDEGLAKKWFAKHGMDELVNDVVARCPTKTFQVKEIKKIKKGEHITSVAISDTHAVEINNQDCVRCMHCINVMTGALAPGKDKGASVLVGGKSHLKIGGLMGTVVIPFMKLDTEEQVEKLVDFAQRTIDFFAENALEHERTGEMIERIGLANFLDAMEIDVDPAMINSPRMNPYVRTDGWDDEVAKIKAKQQAA from the coding sequence ATGGCGAAAAAGATGCATAGCACTCCGAATCTGGATGAACTCGAAAAGGGTCAATGGCCAAGCTTTGTGACCGGCCTGAAACGTCTGGCCAAGGAAAAGGATCTCATGGTCGACTTGCTGGGACAACTGGAGACCTCGTACAAGACTCGCAAGGGTTTCTGGAAGGGTGGCACGGTCGGCGTATTCGGTTATGGTGGCGGCGTGATCCCGCGCTTTACCGAACTCAAGGACGAGAATGGCCAGGCGATTTACAAGGATGCCGCTGAATTCCACACGCTGCGCGTCATGCCTCCTCCCGGCATGCATTACGATACCGACACACTGCGTAAATTCTGCGATATCTGGGAAAAGCACGGTTCCGGTCTGATTGCATTTCACGGCCAATCCGGGGACATCATGTTCCAGGGATGCAGCACGGAGAATGTGCAAAAAGCCTTCGACGAGATCAATGAAATGGGTTTCGATCTCGGTGGCGCCGGTCCTGCAGTCCGCACTTCGATGTCTTGCGTTGGCGCGGCCCGTTGCGAGCAATCCTGTTACGACGAAGCCCAGGCACACCGTGCCGTACTGAATACCTTCCTTGACGATCTGCACCGTCCTTCCTTGCCGTACAAGTTCAAATTCAAGTTCTCGGGCTGCCCGAACGACTGCATGAATGCGATCCAGCGCTCCGACATGGCCGTGATCGGTACATGGCGGGACAATATCCGTACCGATGAGGGACTGGCGAAGAAGTGGTTCGCCAAACACGGCATGGATGAACTGGTTAACGATGTGGTTGCGCGCTGCCCGACCAAGACTTTCCAGGTCAAGGAGATCAAGAAGATCAAGAAGGGCGAACACATCACCAGCGTGGCCATCAGCGACACGCATGCCGTCGAGATCAACAACCAGGACTGCGTGCGCTGCATGCACTGCATCAATGTGATGACGGGCGCACTGGCTCCCGGCAAGGACAAAGGCGCGAGCGTGCTGGTAGGCGGCAAGAGCCACCTGAAGATCGGCGGCCTGATGGGTACCGTGGTGATCCCGTTCATGAAGCTGGATACCGAAGAGCAGGTCGAGAAACTGGTCGATTTCGCCCAGCGCACCATCGACTTCTTTGCCGAGAATGCTCTGGAGCACGAGCGTACCGGCGAGATGATCGAGCGCATCGGCCTGGCCAACTTCCTCGATGCGATGGAGATCGATGTTGATCCGGCCATGATCAATTCTCCGCGCATGAACCCGTATGTCCGTACCGACGGATGGGACGACGAAGTCGCCAAGATCAAAGCCAAACAGCAAGCAGCCTGA
- a CDS encoding DUF6967 family protein — protein MAKITELSKINVPLGGQQIDLQQIDHAEGGMSMLRVRIREGKRFTIFDIDPVTATQWADTMHQWAATQGNK, from the coding sequence ATGGCGAAAATCACCGAACTGAGCAAAATCAATGTCCCTTTGGGCGGGCAGCAGATCGATCTGCAGCAGATCGACCATGCGGAAGGCGGTATGAGCATGTTGCGCGTTCGCATCCGCGAAGGCAAGCGCTTCACCATCTTCGATATTGACCCTGTAACCGCAACCCAATGGGCCGACACCATGCATCAATGGGCGGCCACGCAAGGCAACAAGTGA
- the cas6 gene encoding type I-MYXAN CRISPR-associated protein Cas6/Cmx6 — protein sequence MTAPRLDMIDLVFEISGGTLPVTYHYELWNALTQLAPQLAGDENVGVIPLRMSASNEGMLIPKRAKLALRLPAALAAIAADLSQKRVRVAGSELLLGSCKTRPIQHYPTLHAHLVTGAEDEIAFVKEIEAALAAMEVEANLICGQRHTLTDGSRSISGYSLVLHDLKPEDSLRVQYAGLGKERRFGCGIFIPYKVISGLE from the coding sequence GTGACCGCCCCGCGCCTTGACATGATCGACCTGGTGTTCGAGATAAGCGGCGGGACACTGCCGGTTACCTATCACTACGAGCTCTGGAACGCGTTGACCCAGCTCGCGCCGCAGCTGGCCGGAGATGAAAACGTAGGCGTGATCCCCTTGCGCATGTCGGCAAGCAATGAAGGGATGCTGATACCCAAACGCGCCAAACTGGCACTGCGGCTCCCCGCTGCACTTGCGGCTATCGCCGCCGACCTGTCCCAGAAGCGCGTACGCGTGGCCGGGAGCGAATTGCTGCTGGGCTCATGCAAGACAAGACCGATACAACACTACCCCACCCTGCATGCGCACCTGGTAACCGGCGCAGAGGATGAAATCGCATTTGTAAAGGAAATCGAAGCGGCCCTGGCTGCAATGGAGGTCGAAGCGAATCTGATCTGCGGACAGCGCCATACGCTGACAGATGGAAGCCGTTCGATCAGCGGCTACAGCCTGGTATTGCACGATCTCAAACCGGAAGATTCGCTGCGGGTGCAATATGCCGGGCTCGGCAAGGAACGAAGATTTGGTTGCGGTATTTTCATACCGTATAAAGTCATTTCCGGACTGGAATGA
- a CDS encoding TusE/DsrC/DsvC family sulfur relay protein: MGYTVAGNELETDAEGYLLEPDYSEEVVKVIAAAEGIELTPRHWDVINYMRDQYRENGHTPNFRNMLKGINEFWPEADSKALYDLFPIGPAKQAAKVAGLTQPLGKGGY, encoded by the coding sequence ATGGGATACACAGTAGCGGGCAACGAACTGGAAACTGATGCGGAAGGCTATTTGCTGGAGCCGGATTATAGCGAAGAGGTCGTCAAGGTCATCGCCGCTGCCGAAGGTATCGAACTGACGCCCAGACATTGGGATGTCATCAATTACATGCGCGATCAATACCGCGAGAACGGTCATACCCCCAACTTCCGCAACATGCTGAAGGGGATCAACGAATTCTGGCCCGAGGCAGACAGCAAAGCCCTGTACGATCTGTTCCCTATCGGCCCGGCCAAACAGGCCGCCAAGGTCGCCGGGTTGACGCAACCGCTGGGCAAGGGCGGCTACTAA
- a CDS encoding sulfurtransferase TusA family protein — MDMVNVVLDMKGLSCPRPLIGAKRMVDELAAGQVLLLVSDCPGTPDDLFAWAKQTGNQILKTEKMPDGGTGYHIQKGKGHAHNANVTLDIRGAVCPGPIVEAKKLLNGMQIGEILKLVSDCPGVQSDIGGWASATGMTLLESVEAAPGLHEFYIRKG; from the coding sequence ATGGATATGGTAAATGTAGTGCTTGATATGAAGGGGCTTTCCTGCCCCAGACCGCTGATCGGCGCAAAACGCATGGTCGACGAGCTTGCCGCCGGGCAGGTTCTGCTGCTGGTATCGGACTGTCCGGGCACACCGGACGACCTGTTCGCCTGGGCAAAACAGACCGGCAACCAGATTCTGAAGACCGAAAAGATGCCCGATGGCGGCACCGGCTATCACATCCAGAAAGGCAAAGGGCATGCGCACAATGCCAATGTGACGCTGGATATACGCGGAGCGGTCTGCCCAGGCCCCATCGTCGAAGCGAAAAAACTCCTGAACGGGATGCAGATTGGCGAAATATTGAAGCTGGTCAGCGATTGTCCGGGCGTGCAATCCGACATCGGCGGCTGGGCTTCCGCGACCGGCATGACCCTGCTCGAATCCGTAGAGGCTGCGCCCGGGTTGCACGAGTTCTACATCCGTAAAGGCTGA